Below is a genomic region from Streptomyces sp. RPA4-2.
GACCTTGGCCCGCAGCCGCTTGCCCTTCTCGGTGGCCTGGTCGTTCAGCTCCTGCTGGAAGTCCCGCATACGGGTGAGGAGTTCCTCGTCGTGCGCGGCGAGCATCCGGACCGCCAGCAGGCCCGCGTTGCGGGCGCCGCCGACGGAGACGGTCGCGACGGGGACGCCGGCCGGCATCTGCACGATCGACAGCAGCGAGTCCATGCCGTCGAGGTACTTCAGCGGGACCGGTACGCCGATGACGGGCAGCGGGGTGACCGAGGCGAGCATGCCGGGCAGATGGGCGGCGCCGCCGGCACCCGCGATGATCGCCTTGAGCCCGCGCCCCGCGGCCTGCTCTCCGTACGCGATCATCTCGTGCGGCATGCGGTGCGCGGAGACGACGTCGACCTCGTAGGGGATCTCGAACTCGTGGAGGGCCTGGGCGGCGGCCTCCATGACGGGCCAGTCGGAGTCCGACCCCATGACGATGCCTACAACTGGGCTCATTCTGTGATCGTGCCTCTCAGGTAACCGGCTGCGTGGCGGGCGCGATCGAGGACGTCGTCCAGGTCGTCGCCGTAGGTGTTGACGTGACCGACCTTGCGGCCGGGCTTCACGTCCTTGCCGTACATGTGGATCTTCAGCTGGGGGTCGCGGGCCATGCAGTGCAGGTACGCGGAGTACATGTCCGGGTAGTCGCCGCCGAGGACGTTGACCATGACCGTCCACCTGGCGCGCGGGCGCGGGTCGCCGAGGGGGAGGTCGAGGACCGCGCGGACGTGGTTGGCGAACTGGGAGGTGATCGCGCCGTCCTGGCTCCAGTGGCCCGAGTTGTGCGGGCGCATGGCCAGTTCGTTGACGAGGATGCCGGGCGTCCCGTCGGGCTCGCGGATCTCGAACAGTTCGACGGCCAGATGGCCCACGACGCCGAGTTCCTTCGCGATGCGCAGGGCGAGTTCCTCGGCCCTCAGGGCCAGCTCGTCCGGGATCCCGGGCGCGGGCGCGATCACCGTGTCGCAGACGCCGCCGACCTGCTGGGACTCGACGACCGGGTACGCGACCGCCTGGCCGTGCGGTGAGCGGACGACGTTCGCCGCCAGTTCCCGTACGAAGTCGACCTTCTCCTCGGCCAGCACGGGGACGCCGGCGCGGAAGGGCTCGGCCGCCTCCTCCAGGGAGCGTACGAACCAGACCCCCTTGCCGTCGTAGCCGCCGCGGACGGTCTTCAGGATCACCGGAAAACCGTCGCCCTCGGCGCCGGGCGCGAGGCCCTCGGCCGCGAAGGCGGCGACGTCGGCGACGTCGCTCACGATCCGGTGCCGTGGGCAGGGCACGCCGAGCGCGTCGAGCTTGGCGCGCATCACACCCTTGTCCTGGGCGTGCACGAGCGCGTCGGGGCCCGGACGGACGGGAATGCCGTCCGCCTCCAGGGCACGCAGATGCTCGCTGGGCACATGTTCGTGATCGAAGGTGATCACATCGCAGCCCCGCGCGAAGTCACGCAGCGTGTCGAGGTCGCGGTAGTCGCCGATGACGACATCGCCGACCACTTGCGCCGCGGAATCCTGAGGGGTGTCACTGAGGAGCTTGAACCTGATGCCGAGCGGGATGCCCGCCTCGTGTGTCATACGAGCGAGCTGACCCCCGCCGACCATGCCGACTACCGGGAACGTCACGCTCCAAGAGTATCGGCCACACCGAGGCGACCGGATTCCGCTCTCCGCGCGCCCGCCCCCGCCCGCCCCGCGGCCCGCTCCTCGCCCTGCCGTGCGCCCCGCGCCCGCCCCGTGCCCGCCCCGTCGGTTACCCGCTTTTTCCGCACCCGTGAGTCTGCCCACAGGCACGACAGGGAGCCGCTGGTTAGCATGGCCGGGTTGAAATAACCGAACGACGACCGACCGATGACCGAACGACGGGGGCTGGCGACACCATGGGCAGTGCTTCTTCGGGGCTTCATACGAGGCCTCGCGGCGCGGTTCGCCGCCGTTTCGACCAGCTCCTGCGCGAAGTCGCCAAATTCGGCGCGGTCGGCGGCGCGGGCCTGCTCGTCAACCTGGTGACCTTCAACCTGGTCCGGCACGCCACCGGACTGCAGGTCGTCCGGGCCAGCGTCATCGCCACGGTCGTCGCCATCGTCTTCAACTACGTCGGGTTCCGCTACTTCACCTACCGGGACCGCGACCGCGGCGGCCGTACCCGGGAGATGACCCTCTTCGTGCTGTTCAGCGCGGTGGGACTGGTCATCGAGAACGGTGTGCTGTACGTGGCGACGTACGGCTTCGGCTGCGACAGCCCGCTGCAGAGCAACGTCTTCAAGTTCGTCGGCATCGGCATCGCGACCCTGTTCCGCTTCTGGTCGTACCGCACGTGGGTGTTCCGCACGCTGCCGGCCGAGGAGCCCGCGACCGGGACGGAGCCCGGAGCGGAGCTGCGCACGCGGGCCGTCCTCGACGCGTCGGAGGCGCAGACCGGCGCCGAGCGAGCGCCTGCCAGGGCCCGGGCCAACTAGCGACCCGGGCCAGCCAGGGCGGGTTGCGAACCTTCCGCCACGCCGGGGCCCCGCTACCGGACCGTCGGCTCCTCCTCGTCCACCAGTGGCGGCCTCTTCAGCGGCGTACGCGACAGGAACAGGCCGAACACCGGCGGCTGCGCCTGCAGCATCTCCAGACGGCCCCCGTCGGCCTCCGCGAGGTCGCGGGCGACCGCGAGACCGATACCGGTGGAGTTGCGGCCGCTGATCGTGCGCTCGAAGATGCGGGCGCCCAGGTCGGTGGGGACCCCGGGGCCCTCGTCCGTGACCTCGACGACGGCCTGGTTGCCGGTGACCCGGGTCCGCAGGGCGACGGTGCCGCCGCCGTGCATGAGCGAGTTCTCGATGAGCGCGGCCAGCACCTGGGCGACCGCGCCCGGCGTGCCGACCGCCCGCAGGTGCCGCTTGCCCGAGCTGACGATGGCGCGGCCCGCGCTGCGGTAGGCGGGGCGCCACTCCTCCAGCTGCTGCTTGATGACCTCGTCGAGGTCGAAGGAGACGGCGGAGCCCGTACGGGGGTCGCGGGCGTTGGTCAGCAGGCGCTCCACGACGTCCGTGAGCCGCTCGACCTGGGTGAGCGCGATCGTCGCCTCCTCCTTCACGATGTCCGGGTCATCCGTGAGGGTGATTTCCTCCAGCCGCATGGAGAGGGCCGTGAGGGGCGTACGGAGCTGGTGGGAGGCGTCGGCGGCCAGGCGGCGCTCGGCGGTCAGCATGCGGGCGATGCGTTCCGCGCTGCTGTCCAGGACGTCCGCGACACGGTCCAGCTCCGGGACGCTGTAGCGCTTGTGGCGGGGGCGGGGGTCGCCGGAGCCGAGCCGCTCGGCGGTCTCCGCGAGGTCGGTGAGCGGGGAGGCCAGGCGGTTGGCCTGGCGTACGGCGAGCAGGACGGCGGCGATGATCGCGAGCAGGGCGACCGCCGCGATGATCAGGAGTGTGCGGCCGACCTCGCGGGTCACGGCCGAGCGGGGCTCCTGGACGACGACGGTCTCGCCCTCCTCGCCCTTGGCCGTGGAGTGGATGACGTCGCCGCTGGGCTGGATCCCGACCTCGATGGGGGGCCGGCCGGGGACCCGGATCACGGCGTAGCGGTCCTCCGCGACCTGGTTCCTGAGGATCTCCGCGTTGATGTGTTCCTCGCCGAGGATGCGGCTGTCCACGATGCTGGTGAGGCGCAGGGCCTCGGAGTCCACGCGTTCCTGGGCGCTGTTGCTGATGGTGCGGGTCTCGACGATCACGAGGGAGACGCCGAAGACGGCGATCACCACGAGGACGACGGCGAGGGTGGACTGGATGAGGCGGCGACGCACGGGGCCCTCCGGGCGGGTGGCTGTACGGGGATCAGTGTGCACTGTCGCGGTGGCCGACGGGCTCTCTTCGCCCCCGCCGCCCCTACCCGACCCGTCCCGGGGCTCCGCCCCGGACCCCGCCAGGGGCTGCCGCCCCCTGGACCCCCGCCATCGCCCGAAGGGCTCGTCCTCAAACGCCGGACGAGCTGGAGATGCGGGCCCCGGCTTACACCATCAGCCCGTCCGGCGTTTGAGGACAAGGCCCTTCAGGCCGACCGGGGGTCTGGGGGCGGAGCCCCCAGGGGACGGGGAGCGCGCGTCAGCTCTTCTCGAAGCGG
It encodes:
- the purE gene encoding 5-(carboxyamino)imidazole ribonucleotide mutase, giving the protein MSPVVGIVMGSDSDWPVMEAAAQALHEFEIPYEVDVVSAHRMPHEMIAYGEQAAGRGLKAIIAGAGGAAHLPGMLASVTPLPVIGVPVPLKYLDGMDSLLSIVQMPAGVPVATVSVGGARNAGLLAVRMLAAHDEELLTRMRDFQQELNDQATEKGKRLRAKVEGMAGGFGFGK
- a CDS encoding GtrA family protein, coding for MGSASSGLHTRPRGAVRRRFDQLLREVAKFGAVGGAGLLVNLVTFNLVRHATGLQVVRASVIATVVAIVFNYVGFRYFTYRDRDRGGRTREMTLFVLFSAVGLVIENGVLYVATYGFGCDSPLQSNVFKFVGIGIATLFRFWSYRTWVFRTLPAEEPATGTEPGAELRTRAVLDASEAQTGAERAPARARAN
- a CDS encoding ATP-binding protein, producing the protein MRRRLIQSTLAVVLVVIAVFGVSLVIVETRTISNSAQERVDSEALRLTSIVDSRILGEEHINAEILRNQVAEDRYAVIRVPGRPPIEVGIQPSGDVIHSTAKGEEGETVVVQEPRSAVTREVGRTLLIIAAVALLAIIAAVLLAVRQANRLASPLTDLAETAERLGSGDPRPRHKRYSVPELDRVADVLDSSAERIARMLTAERRLAADASHQLRTPLTALSMRLEEITLTDDPDIVKEEATIALTQVERLTDVVERLLTNARDPRTGSAVSFDLDEVIKQQLEEWRPAYRSAGRAIVSSGKRHLRAVGTPGAVAQVLAALIENSLMHGGGTVALRTRVTGNQAVVEVTDEGPGVPTDLGARIFERTISGRNSTGIGLAVARDLAEADGGRLEMLQAQPPVFGLFLSRTPLKRPPLVDEEEPTVR
- a CDS encoding 5-(carboxyamino)imidazole ribonucleotide synthase, with amino-acid sequence MTFPVVGMVGGGQLARMTHEAGIPLGIRFKLLSDTPQDSAAQVVGDVVIGDYRDLDTLRDFARGCDVITFDHEHVPSEHLRALEADGIPVRPGPDALVHAQDKGVMRAKLDALGVPCPRHRIVSDVADVAAFAAEGLAPGAEGDGFPVILKTVRGGYDGKGVWFVRSLEEAAEPFRAGVPVLAEEKVDFVRELAANVVRSPHGQAVAYPVVESQQVGGVCDTVIAPAPGIPDELALRAEELALRIAKELGVVGHLAVELFEIREPDGTPGILVNELAMRPHNSGHWSQDGAITSQFANHVRAVLDLPLGDPRPRARWTVMVNVLGGDYPDMYSAYLHCMARDPQLKIHMYGKDVKPGRKVGHVNTYGDDLDDVLDRARHAAGYLRGTITE